The Acropora muricata isolate sample 2 chromosome 5, ASM3666990v1, whole genome shotgun sequence genome includes a window with the following:
- the LOC136918171 gene encoding melatonin receptor type 1C-like, giving the protein MNTSLSSLEKFALQLKHRSTVVQLVESLFLFLINSASFFGNLLLGIAVVRNPTLRRTVPNMYIIALAVSDFLMSLVGIPLSLAALIVGEWPFNNFICQVQGFWILLMCAVSLQTLAVTAVNRYVRIVRSRSLYQKLFNFKTTKVTIVVLWFMALFAPLPYAFAGHEYIFHTGKVFCAHDPASLNDGYGAYLVLVFVAVPLIIILICYTKVFLTVRKHNLSFRYRNQDKGIRSTSESSLSVEEVNVTYVLLVVVIGFLTCWTPVLVIDLIDFINADWKLKREVYVSYSCFGWASTSLNPIIYGVMNRSFRAEYLRILAPLKACRSNLPSRSSRSVRGSKRNGNRKYLDENKCGESFKKGVEKNAGNDAFVRVKHSESSGQKINDIPL; this is encoded by the coding sequence ATGAACACCTCACTGTCCTCGCTCGAAAAGTTCGCTCTGCAGTTAAAACACCGTTCAACAGTGGTACAGCTCGTTGAATCGTTATTTCTGTTTTTGATAAACTCTGCGTCTTTTTTCGGCAATCTTTTGCTAGGAATCGCTGTCGTAAGAAACCCAACTCTTCGCCGCACTGTTCCCAATATGTACATCATCGCTTTGGCAGTCTCAGACTTTCTGATGTCTTTGGTAGGAATTCCACTTTCCTTGGCTGCTCTTATTGTCGGTGAGTGGCCGTTTAACAATTTCATTTGTCAAGTTCAAGGATTTTGGATTCTCCTCATGTGCGCTGTATCTCTACAAACCTTAGCCGTCACCGCTGTCAACAGGTATGTAAGAATTGTTCGTTCCCGCTCGCTTTACCAGAAACTCTTCAACTTCAAAACTACAAAAGTAACCATCGTGGTTCTGTGGTTTATGGCTCTCTTCGCGCCTCTACCCTATGCATTTGCCGGACACGAATACATTTTCCACACCGGAAAGGTTTTCTGCGCGCACGACCCCGCAAGCTTGAACGATGGTTATGGAGCATACTTGGTTCTGGTTTTTGTCGCTGTACCTCTTATCATCATATTGATTTGTTACACGAAGGTCTTTTTGACGGTGCGTAAGCACAACCTCAGTTTTCGCTATCGAAACCAAGACAAAGGAATCCGTTCCACTTCTGAAAGCAGCTTATCGGTGGAAGAAGTGAATGTGACATACGTTCTGTTGGTAGTTGTTATAGGTTTTCTAACTTGTTGGACCCCGGTTCTAGTCATTGATTTGATTGACTTTATCAACGCGGATTGGAAGCTCAAGCGTGAAGTTTATGTGAGTTACTCTTGCTTTGGATGGGCGAGTACTTCCCTCAACCCCATCATCTATGGGGTCATGAATCGTTCGTTCCGTGCGGAATACTTGAGGATCCTCGCGCCTTTAAAGGCTTGCCGCTCCAATTTGCCATCGCGCTCTTCTAGATCCGTTCGTGGCTCAAAGAGGAATGGCAATCGCAAATATCTAGACGAGAACAAGTGCGGCGAATCGTTTAAAAAGGGTGTGGAAAAGAATGCTGGAAACGATGCCTTCGTTCGTGTTAAACACAGCGAGTCAAGtggacaaaaaattaatgacataCCTTTGTAg